In Shewanella sp. VB17, a single genomic region encodes these proteins:
- the nfuA gene encoding Fe-S biogenesis protein NfuA — protein sequence MITISDTAQAHFVTLLADQPDGTHIRVFVISPGTATAECGVSYCPPDAVEADDMEFEFNGFNAMVDGKSAPFLEDATIDFVTDQLGSQLTLKAPNAKMRKVSSDASLNERIEYVIQSEINPQLASHGGNIVLIEVTEEGVAVLQFGGGCNGCSMVDVTLKDGIEKQLLDLFPGELTGVKDVTEHQAGDHSYQ from the coding sequence ATGATCACTATTTCCGATACCGCTCAGGCTCATTTTGTTACCTTGTTAGCAGATCAGCCCGACGGAACTCATATTCGTGTCTTTGTAATTAGCCCAGGCACAGCGACTGCTGAGTGTGGTGTTTCTTATTGTCCGCCGGATGCTGTTGAAGCAGATGATATGGAATTCGAATTTAATGGCTTTAATGCTATGGTCGATGGAAAATCAGCGCCGTTTCTTGAAGACGCTACGATTGATTTTGTCACTGATCAGTTAGGTTCACAATTAACGCTTAAAGCGCCGAATGCTAAGATGCGTAAGGTGTCTAGCGATGCGTCATTAAATGAGCGCATTGAGTATGTCATTCAGTCAGAAATCAACCCTCAGTTAGCCAGTCATGGTGGTAACATTGTCCTGATTGAAGTGACTGAAGAAGGTGTTGCAGTACTTCAATTTGGTGGCGGTTGTAATGGTTGCTCTATGGTTGATGTGACGTTGAAAGATGGAATTGAAAAACAGCTGCTTGATTTGTTTCCTGGTGAGTTAACAGGTGTTAAAGATGTGACAGAGCATCAAGCTGGTGATCATTCATACCAGTAA
- a CDS encoding MATE family efflux transporter — translation MTPAELLLNKQKNRQLLTLALPVILSNITVPLLGLVDTAVVGHLSNAYYLGGVAVGSTIITLLLWMFGFLRMATTGLVAQSYGAGNIQNQYKLLLQASTLALILGLSTVILQLPILNSVLLFTDASTEVEHYCRQYFNIRIWSTPFALLNLVFLGWLLGRQKPKAAMWQLIVANLANIGLDLLFVLGLGWGVKGAAFASVLADIAGFTVALTMVYQQIKHTGDFDFSRLYKTLDISSYRRLLSLNTDIFIRSLCLQLSFAFMTFKGAGLGDNTVAANAVLLNLLLLISYALDGIAYYAEAEVGRAYGQKNKILMQESVILAWLWSAISAILFTLLFAFFGKNIISMLTNIEDVRIAADEFLFWIVLLPLLSFGSYLFDGVYIGAAKGKVMRNSMIISTFGVFFPTWFLLQEQGNHALWASMSAFMLARSLTLTLHYKYKLSKII, via the coding sequence ATGACTCCAGCTGAACTTCTATTAAATAAACAGAAAAACAGACAATTGTTAACACTCGCTCTACCTGTGATATTGTCTAATATCACCGTTCCATTATTAGGACTGGTAGACACTGCAGTGGTGGGCCATTTAAGTAACGCCTACTATTTAGGCGGCGTAGCCGTTGGATCTACCATAATAACACTACTATTATGGATGTTTGGTTTTCTCAGGATGGCCACAACAGGCTTAGTTGCTCAATCCTATGGTGCTGGGAATATACAAAACCAATATAAACTCTTACTTCAAGCTAGCACTCTAGCGCTTATTTTAGGGCTAAGTACGGTAATACTGCAACTCCCGATTCTTAATAGCGTGTTATTGTTCACAGATGCTAGTACAGAAGTTGAACACTATTGTCGTCAATATTTTAACATAAGAATCTGGTCGACTCCTTTTGCGTTACTCAATCTTGTGTTCTTAGGTTGGTTACTCGGTAGGCAAAAGCCTAAAGCCGCTATGTGGCAACTTATCGTTGCAAATCTGGCTAATATCGGACTAGACCTATTATTTGTTTTAGGGCTAGGGTGGGGCGTCAAAGGGGCTGCTTTCGCTTCAGTGCTGGCTGACATAGCTGGTTTTACTGTTGCATTAACGATGGTTTACCAGCAAATTAAACACACTGGGGATTTTGACTTTTCTCGTCTTTATAAAACGTTGGACATTAGTAGTTATCGCCGATTATTAAGCCTAAATACTGATATATTTATCCGCAGCTTATGTCTGCAACTCTCATTTGCCTTTATGACTTTTAAAGGTGCTGGCTTAGGCGATAACACGGTGGCAGCGAACGCTGTTTTACTCAATTTATTATTGCTCATTTCTTATGCTTTGGACGGTATTGCCTACTATGCAGAAGCTGAAGTCGGCAGAGCTTATGGTCAAAAGAACAAAATATTAATGCAAGAAAGCGTCATATTAGCTTGGTTATGGTCCGCAATATCTGCGATCTTATTCACTCTGCTGTTTGCATTTTTCGGAAAAAACATCATTAGTATGCTCACCAACATAGAAGATGTCAGAATTGCCGCTGATGAATTTCTTTTTTGGATTGTGCTACTGCCTTTACTCTCTTTTGGCTCTTATCTTTTCGACGGGGTTTATATTGGTGCTGCGAAGGGAAAAGTAATGAGAAACAGTATGATAATCTCAACTTTCGGTGTCTTTTTCCCTACATGGTTCCTATTGCAAGAACAAGGTAATCACGCCTTATGGGCATCGATGAGCGCGTTCATGTTAGCACGAAGCTTAACACTCACTCTCCACTACAAATATAAACTGAGTAAAATCATTTGA